One region of Rhodophyticola sp. CCM32 genomic DNA includes:
- a CDS encoding phosphatase PAP2 family protein encodes MGENSVSRELRKARLVVRNDLISSEPNEQNDPLGFLRFRSDEKAVMSEEVISRTLSEFQSLNTKPGGQPRDFRDVVSGIEPPQLWDTFTRALTSTASSYDFGGRSASISLGGRLHKGVSLHKGLHKGLHKGLHKSLHKGLHKNAGVSSNSTSAFGSALLEWPQILPPWVELGRLYDLREEFRWDKFDVDGFLEKPRSPEDQFLETLDVLKKQEVLRRGESAWRRSRIEVEATNDISAYMTPLGTDVSAPNSETAVLFQMILWLGNVIGLYYKERFEAQRPHVINPNIEPYLPVPAFYSYPSNHAFQSYLIAEVFARAVPEHSGLLALYRAAGQVGLNREYAGLHIRSDTKAGQRLARLCAPVMEKILEEQILRVRREWY; translated from the coding sequence GTGGGTGAAAACAGTGTTTCTAGAGAGTTACGAAAGGCTCGGCTGGTCGTTCGAAACGACCTGATATCTTCAGAACCCAACGAGCAAAACGATCCGCTTGGTTTTCTGAGATTCAGAAGTGATGAAAAAGCGGTAATGTCTGAAGAGGTTATCAGCCGCACCTTATCGGAGTTTCAGAGTCTCAATACTAAACCTGGTGGTCAGCCAAGAGACTTTCGAGACGTCGTATCAGGCATCGAACCCCCACAGCTCTGGGATACCTTCACTAGAGCTCTCACTTCCACGGCTTCAAGTTATGATTTCGGGGGTAGATCAGCTTCGATTTCGCTAGGAGGTCGGCTGCACAAAGGCGTTTCCCTCCACAAAGGCCTTCACAAAGGTCTGCATAAAGGATTGCATAAAAGTCTCCACAAGGGATTGCACAAGAATGCCGGAGTGTCTTCAAACTCAACATCTGCATTTGGAAGCGCACTATTGGAGTGGCCCCAAATTTTGCCCCCCTGGGTGGAACTTGGTCGCTTGTATGATCTTCGCGAAGAATTTCGCTGGGACAAATTCGACGTAGACGGCTTTCTTGAAAAACCCCGTTCTCCCGAAGACCAGTTCCTTGAAACGCTGGATGTCTTGAAGAAGCAAGAAGTGCTGAGGCGCGGTGAAAGCGCTTGGCGTCGTTCACGCATAGAAGTTGAAGCGACCAACGACATCAGCGCTTACATGACGCCACTTGGAACAGATGTTTCGGCTCCAAACTCCGAGACAGCTGTTCTGTTTCAGATGATACTGTGGCTTGGAAACGTGATTGGGCTCTATTACAAGGAACGCTTCGAAGCCCAAAGGCCTCACGTCATCAATCCGAATATTGAGCCTTATCTGCCAGTGCCGGCTTTCTATAGTTATCCCTCTAACCACGCATTTCAGTCATATCTAATCGCGGAGGTGTTTGCTCGTGCTGTGCCTGAGCATTCAGGTCTTCTGGCCCTTTATCGAGCCGCCGGTCAAGTCGGATTGAACCGAGAGTATGCCGGCCTACACATTCGCTCTGACACGAAAGCGGGTCAGCGACTAGCGCGGCTGTGCGCCCCAGTTATGGAAAAAATCTTGGAAGAACAAATTCTTCGCGTTCGCCGCGAGTGGTATTAA
- a CDS encoding bromoperoxidase, which produces MKFNDPNRDPRSVRNAATELSTEAPLGDHLSNDDEQKPYLFSFTKGLGHGLNGLLSSPQEFEQFTAGTQTHEPTAFADTVPYRGDFPGADLSSLPVKQDHFRRWESPTAGHAYVMEGPDPYAVTMPPAPEVGSAEFGAEMAEVYQMALSRDWAVASFMDESLIQGLKDSQGNDVSDACRKRISKDNEKVADAAKRLSEMRWFMGTADDNQSTLHKQRRRHGKPQSADNIFRGAGEDSWSTPFLSQFMVMGSGGASRDLERRLKGKIQYGAQRIPQEVRVAKPGKDYMTGWQDWLNVQNGLNARATLPGAGDDAEFVDDAYRPMARLRDLATYVHDDALYQAYLNAALIMLDERFDLDLGIPYHGNAKRKFPFPGAMPGDNNRTPFALFGPPHLLTLVTEVSSRALKAVRLQKFSVHRRLRPEAAGALFHTVYSGYEPHWDDPNSQPYGANGDMDEERAREMLAQTVAAYTFPQDATVQGSEPVLEDILTDIRKHNEEQNGSALKNSWLLPMAFPEGSPMHPAYGAGHATVAGACVTLLKAFFAMKKKDGTPVYVVELGEAALVPDCGTKPEDPTIDLLAVQIDNGLTLEGELNKLMWNISNGRNVAGVHYYTDYIESALLGEAITIGILREQMLAYHPDEQVEMTVPLIVPRTLPASLLSGQTLLTEADIVSAVKINSDGSLSAA; this is translated from the coding sequence ATGAAATTCAATGATCCAAACCGCGATCCGCGCAGTGTCCGCAATGCAGCAACTGAACTGTCTACCGAAGCTCCGCTAGGCGATCATCTATCGAATGATGATGAGCAAAAACCTTACCTCTTCAGCTTCACCAAGGGCCTTGGTCACGGCTTGAACGGCCTGTTGAGTTCACCTCAAGAATTCGAGCAATTCACAGCCGGAACCCAAACGCATGAACCGACTGCCTTCGCCGATACGGTTCCCTATCGCGGTGACTTCCCCGGCGCTGATCTCTCCTCACTTCCTGTCAAACAGGATCACTTCCGACGGTGGGAAAGTCCAACGGCTGGCCACGCATACGTAATGGAAGGCCCGGACCCGTATGCAGTGACTATGCCACCGGCTCCTGAAGTGGGTTCGGCAGAGTTTGGCGCCGAAATGGCGGAAGTCTATCAAATGGCTCTGAGCCGGGACTGGGCGGTCGCGTCGTTCATGGATGAAAGTTTGATCCAGGGCCTCAAAGATTCTCAAGGAAATGATGTTTCCGACGCCTGCAGAAAACGAATTTCAAAAGACAATGAGAAAGTCGCTGATGCTGCCAAAAGGCTAAGCGAAATGCGTTGGTTCATGGGAACCGCAGACGACAACCAATCAACATTGCACAAACAACGACGTAGGCATGGCAAGCCACAATCCGCCGACAACATCTTCCGCGGAGCAGGGGAGGATAGCTGGTCAACTCCGTTCTTGTCGCAGTTCATGGTTATGGGTTCCGGTGGTGCATCCAGAGACTTGGAACGTCGCCTCAAAGGCAAGATCCAATATGGTGCGCAGAGGATCCCGCAAGAGGTTCGTGTCGCCAAACCGGGCAAAGACTACATGACAGGATGGCAGGATTGGCTGAATGTTCAAAATGGCCTTAATGCCAGGGCCACTCTTCCCGGCGCAGGTGATGATGCAGAATTTGTCGATGATGCCTATCGTCCGATGGCACGTCTTAGGGATCTAGCCACCTACGTTCACGACGACGCATTGTATCAAGCATATCTAAACGCGGCCTTGATCATGCTTGACGAGCGCTTCGACCTAGATCTGGGCATTCCGTATCATGGTAATGCCAAAAGGAAGTTCCCTTTCCCAGGAGCAATGCCTGGCGATAACAACCGAACGCCTTTCGCCTTATTCGGGCCGCCGCATCTGCTGACGCTTGTGACTGAGGTGTCCAGCCGGGCGCTCAAAGCCGTTCGACTTCAAAAGTTCTCGGTCCATCGACGTCTACGTCCGGAAGCTGCCGGCGCTTTGTTCCATACAGTTTACTCAGGCTACGAGCCTCATTGGGACGATCCGAACAGTCAGCCTTATGGTGCTAATGGCGACATGGATGAGGAGCGCGCCCGTGAGATGTTGGCTCAAACGGTAGCCGCCTACACGTTCCCTCAAGATGCTACAGTGCAGGGTTCGGAGCCGGTCTTAGAAGATATTCTGACCGATATCCGCAAGCACAATGAAGAGCAGAACGGGTCGGCACTCAAGAACTCTTGGTTGCTCCCGATGGCGTTTCCTGAAGGCTCTCCGATGCATCCTGCCTATGGGGCAGGGCATGCCACTGTCGCTGGTGCCTGTGTGACGCTACTCAAAGCATTCTTTGCGATGAAAAAGAAGGATGGAACGCCCGTCTATGTTGTTGAGCTAGGAGAGGCGGCGCTTGTCCCCGATTGTGGGACAAAGCCCGAGGACCCGACTATCGATCTTCTTGCAGTTCAGATTGACAATGGGCTGACGTTGGAAGGTGAGCTGAACAAGTTGATGTGGAACATCTCAAACGGACGCAATGTCGCGGGTGTGCACTACTACACCGACTATATCGAAAGCGCGCTACTCGGTGAAGCAATCACCATCGGGATCCTTCGCGAACAGATGCTTGCTTACCATCCTGATGAGCAGGTTGAGATGACTGTGCCATTGATTGTTCCCCGGACGCTTCCCGCTTCTCTTCTCAGCGGACAAACGCTGCTTACTGAAGCAGACATCGTGAGCGCTGTGAAAATCAACAGCGACGGCAGCCTTTCGGCGGCCTGA
- a CDS encoding DM13 domain-containing protein, giving the protein MLIGRGTFSPGVGHEMRGTFTLTQQSKGILMVTSTDFFFDGSPAPGWALSLGVPEDANDPDVVQTAVQTDFQRLADKVEPVSGQQSGLIPNSIDINDYDTLFLWCFRFPFILGVGPIERL; this is encoded by the coding sequence ATGCTTATCGGGCGCGGAACTTTTTCGCCAGGAGTTGGTCATGAAATGCGCGGGACCTTTACGTTAACGCAGCAGTCCAAAGGGATTCTTATGGTCACAAGTACAGATTTCTTTTTTGATGGTTCACCAGCTCCAGGTTGGGCCTTGTCGCTGGGAGTCCCAGAAGACGCCAACGATCCAGACGTTGTACAAACTGCCGTTCAGACCGACTTTCAGCGTTTAGCCGATAAAGTTGAGCCAGTGTCAGGACAGCAATCTGGTTTAATCCCGAACTCCATCGACATCAACGACTATGACACCCTGTTCCTCTGGTGTTTCCGATTTCCCTTCATCTTGGGTGTTGGTCCAATCGAACGACTCTAA
- the dusA gene encoding tRNA dihydrouridine(20/20a) synthase DusA, translating to MILNAATAAARMASAPMMDWTDRHCRYLHRLMSRRVLLYTEMVTAPAILHGDRDRLLAFDPAEHPVALQLGGSDPHELARATRIAADYGYDEINLNIGCPSDRVQSGCFGAVLMEQPDLVADCAAAMIAASPVEVTVKCRIGVDEQEPREVLPRFLETVSGAGIDRFAIHARKAWLQGLSPKQNRDVPPLDYPLVHEMKQVFAHLHLSLNGGVTSLDEVQNHLAAGMDGVMVGRAAYHDPAAILLAADQVIFGEPPSGRCAEQVVHLMLPYIERHLASGGKLGQVTRHMLGLFAGRPGARGWRQVISEAAHRPGAGPEVVEAALSEVMAHAA from the coding sequence ATGATCCTGAACGCAGCCACAGCGGCCGCGCGCATGGCTTCTGCGCCCATGATGGATTGGACAGACCGCCATTGCCGTTATCTGCACCGGCTGATGTCGCGGCGGGTATTGCTCTACACCGAAATGGTGACGGCTCCGGCCATCCTGCATGGGGACCGGGACCGGTTATTGGCGTTCGATCCGGCGGAACATCCGGTGGCGTTGCAACTGGGCGGGTCCGATCCCCATGAGCTGGCCCGGGCGACCCGGATCGCGGCGGATTACGGCTATGATGAGATCAATCTCAATATCGGCTGCCCGTCGGACCGGGTGCAGTCGGGCTGTTTCGGCGCGGTGCTGATGGAGCAGCCCGATCTGGTTGCCGACTGTGCCGCCGCGATGATCGCGGCCAGCCCGGTGGAGGTGACCGTGAAATGCCGGATCGGGGTGGATGAGCAGGAGCCGCGGGAGGTTTTGCCCCGGTTCCTTGAAACCGTGTCCGGGGCCGGTATCGACCGCTTTGCGATCCACGCGCGCAAGGCCTGGCTGCAGGGGTTGAGCCCGAAACAGAACCGGGATGTGCCGCCGCTGGATTATCCGCTGGTCCATGAGATGAAACAGGTCTTCGCGCATCTGCATCTGTCGCTCAATGGTGGCGTGACCTCGCTGGACGAGGTGCAGAACCATCTGGCCGCGGGCATGGATGGGGTGATGGTGGGAAGGGCGGCCTATCATGATCCGGCTGCGATCCTGCTGGCGGCGGATCAGGTGATTTTCGGTGAGCCTCCCTCCGGGCGCTGCGCGGAACAGGTGGTGCATCTGATGCTGCCCTATATCGAGCGGCATCTGGCCAGCGGCGGCAAGCTGGGTCAGGTGACGCGGCACATGCTGGGGCTGTTTGCCGGCCGCCCCGGCGCACGGGGCTGGAGGCAGGTGATTTCCGAGGCTGCACACAGGCCCGGGGCGGGGCCGGAGGTGGTTGAGGCCGCCTTGTCCGAGGTCATGGCCCACGCAGCCTGA
- a CDS encoding sulfite exporter TauE/SafE family protein, with protein MPEISDLMAMLALILAIGAFAGVVAGLLGVGGGIILVPAFFFAFSYLGYDTPDLMQICLATSLATIIVTSVRSLLSHHKKGAVDWDILRSWGPGIAIGAALGVIAATGLRSEVLMGIFGVLGVIVGLYFGFGRPEWRLGDGMPKGMARAATAPVLGFLSVLMGIGGGSFGVPLMSLYGTPIHRAVATAAGFGVIIAAPSVLGFLFIGGNPAGAPPFSIGSVNLVAFAVVVAMTLITAPWGVKLAHAMDPKPLKRVFAVFIMVMALNMLRKALGY; from the coding sequence ATGCCCGAGATAAGCGATCTGATGGCGATGCTGGCGCTGATCCTGGCGATCGGCGCCTTTGCCGGTGTCGTGGCGGGGCTTCTGGGGGTGGGCGGCGGCATCATTCTGGTGCCGGCCTTCTTCTTTGCGTTTTCCTATCTGGGGTATGACACACCGGATCTGATGCAGATCTGCCTGGCAACCTCGCTGGCGACGATCATCGTGACCTCGGTGCGGTCACTTCTGTCACATCACAAAAAAGGCGCGGTCGATTGGGATATCCTGCGCTCATGGGGGCCGGGGATCGCCATCGGCGCTGCCTTGGGCGTGATCGCGGCCACCGGGCTGCGCAGCGAGGTCCTGATGGGGATTTTCGGGGTGCTGGGTGTGATTGTCGGGCTTTATTTCGGGTTTGGCCGCCCCGAATGGCGCCTGGGTGACGGGATGCCGAAAGGCATGGCCCGGGCCGCAACCGCGCCCGTGCTTGGCTTTCTGTCGGTGCTGATGGGCATCGGCGGCGGCAGTTTCGGTGTGCCGCTGATGAGCCTTTACGGCACCCCGATCCACCGCGCCGTGGCCACCGCTGCGGGGTTCGGGGTGATCATCGCCGCGCCATCGGTTCTGGGCTTTCTCTTCATCGGCGGAAATCCCGCCGGCGCGCCGCCTTTCAGCATCGGTTCGGTCAATCTGGTGGCTTTTGCCGTGGTTGTGGCGATGACACTGATCACCGCGCCCTGGGGGGTGAAACTGGCCCATGCGATGGACCCGAAACCGCTGAAACGGGTCTTTGCGGTGTTCATCATGGTGATGGCCCTGAACATGCTGCGGAAAGCCCTGGGCTATTGA